From the Psychrobacter sp. P11F6 genome, the window AAGGATGGACAAGCAAACGATATTAGCAAGTTTAACGCCAGAAGTGGTGGATAAGTTCCGCATGGCGATTGAGTTGGGTAAGTGGCCTGATGGCCGCAAGCTGACCGCTGAGCAGTGCGAGACCTGTATGCAAGCGGTGATGGTGTGGGAGCACGAGCATCTGCCACCTGCTGAGCGCACAGGCTATATTCATAAGCCAGTCAAAGACGATGGTTCTATCGTCGGGGCAGAATGTGATGTCGAGCATGAGCATCATTATCCAAACATGCCTAATCCGAAAGGCGCAGTCCAACCCGTCAAGTTTAGTGATAAATAGGCTGATGGCTAAATTTTCTAATAAAAAATGAAGCACATAAAAAAGGCCACGCTAATCAGCGTGGCCTTTTCTTATTTAATAATTTTTTAAAGCGCCGTCGTATCAACACTAGGGCGAACCGTTAATGGGTTTTTTTGCATCAAAAACCCTTGCCAGCCCCAATGTAAAAAATTGCGGATATTGGCATGGTCAGTACCGTTAGGAGTTGCTTGAACTTTGGCATAATGCTCGCCAAACAGTTTTAGCGTGTCCAATTGATTTAGACCATGGTGCTTGGCAAAACCAAAAATTTTCGCACTACCTTCATTTTCACCAGCTGCATTGTGTACCATACCGTTCACAAACGGGGCAGGTGCGTAGCGATAAAAATCATCAATAAAACTGATGACATCATTGAATCCAATGGCTTTTTTATCCAAACCATTAAGTAGAGCCGATACATCTGATTGGCGGATACTCATAAATAAATGACCTCAGAGCAGATTAAAAAAGTGAAAGTATGTAACTTAGCGATTGAAATAGTCTTCGTCATCAAATGAAGGCGCAAAATTGCCTTGCTCAAGATGTTGCATTTGCGACTGTACAGAACGCTCATGCTGAATACGTTGGTAAATCTCTTCGCGGTGTACGGCAATATCTTTCGGTGCATTGACACCGATACGTACTTGATTGCCTTTGACACCTAGGACAGTCACACTGACCTCATCACCAATCATTAGCGTTTCGCCCACGCGGCGTGTCAAAATTAACATGCGTCACACTCCTTATGTCGCATTAACAAATTATTACTCATCAGATTACTTCTCAATTGCAGGACATTACCGCAGCCCTAGAAAGACAATGTATCAATGAAAACCACAATGCTTACTATTGTGCCAATAGCGGTAATGATAGGTAGATTCATTTAGCCCAAATGAAAGCCCCATTATAGGGGGCATAACAGAGACTGTCACGGGTTTTCACAAAACTATTGGGTAAATAGTTACCCTAGCAATAATAAAAAATAAAAATAGGATCTAAAAAGACCCTATTTAATTTAATACATTGTTGAAAGTAATTGATACTGACTTAATGCATAACTGTTAATGCTAAATCGATTATTTTAAGCGTTTTAAAATAAGTTATAGCCCAGCGATTTTACTTTCGCCATCTTCACGATCCAGACCAAATGCGGTATGTAGTGATTTAACGGCTTTTTCTAAATACTGTTCTTGGATAAGGACAGACACTTTGATTTCGCTGGTTGATATCATTTGAATATTGATATTGTTTTCAGCAAGCGTTTGGAACATGAGGCTCGCAACACCAGCATGAGAGCGCATGCCGACGCCGACTAAAGAGACTTTAACGACTTCATCATTAGCCAATATCTCTTTAGCACCTATCTCATCTTTGACTTCATTTTCTAGTACTTTCATGGTTTTGTCCATGTCAGTACGGTTGACAGTAAAAGTAAAGTCGGTGGTGCCATTGGTAGAGAGGTTTTGCACTATCATATCAATTTCTATATTGGCACGACCAATCGGGCTTAGGATAGCAGAGGCAATACCAGGATGATCAGGTACACCGCGCACGACTATTTTTGCTTCGTCTCGATTAAAAGCGATACCTGAGATGATTGCCTGTTCCATGTTGTCTCCTTCGTCTATCGTAATTAGGGTGCCGACATTGTCTTGAAATTCTTGGTCGAAGCTACCATCGTTGTTTTCATCAAAGCTAGATAATACGCGCAGTGGTACACCATATTTACCGGCGAATTCTACCGAACGAATCTGTAAAATCTTAGAGCCAAGACTTGCCATCTCTAGCATTTCTTCAAAGGTAATTTTTTCAAGTTTTTTGGCTTTTGAGGTCACACGAGGGTCAGTGGTATAAACGCCATCAACATCGGTATAAATCTGACATTCATCAGCACCCAAGGCAGCAGCAATAGCGACACCTGTGGTATCAGAGCCGCCGCGCCCTAATGTGGTCGCGTTGCCTTCGTCATCAATACCTTGAAAGCCTGCGACGATAACGACATTGCCTGCATCGAGTTGCTCACGGATATTTTTGTCATCGATGCTTTCGATACGGGCTTTATTGTGGGCATTGTCCGTTTTAATCGCTACTTGACGACCAGTAAATGAGCGAGCGCCTACACCAAGCTCTTTAATCGCCATAGCAAGCAATGAAATCGATACTTGCTCGCCCGTTGAGACCATTTGGTCGTATTCACGGGGATCAGGCTGAGTGCTAATTTGGCGTGCTAGATCAATCAAACGGTTGGTTTCGCCGCTCATAGCAGAGACGACAACAACTATTTGATGACCGTTGTCATGCCAGCGTTTGACTCGTTTGGCGACGTTTTTGATGCGGTCGATACTGCCCATCGAGGTGCCGCCGTATTTCTGTACTATTAACGCCATAAAAATCTACCTATTATTCATTAATGGCCTTTTATTATCATCAATGAGAGCCAATATGCGGATGTGACGCTCAATCAATGCTTGTATAGATAAAGCCGTATTATAAGAATTGCGCCCATGCTTTTCGTTTATGTATTCAGTAGTGCTGACTAGGTAATGCACGCACGATGCATATAAACGTTGACCTTTATATCATATCTACGTCACAACGTTAAGTGCCCGTAGCGCTTAGATACATGGCGATTGGTTATAACCGTTATAACCAATCGCGTATCTTATGCGTAGTAGACCAGAGTGATGCGCTGTATTCATGTCTTTTTCAGGACTAGCTAAGCTGAGTTTCAATCCAAGCAGGTAGGGCATTGATAACCGCGGTACTGTTGGCAGACTTTGGCGCGCCGCCTTGTGCGTAATCTGGCTTACCACCCCCTTTACCGCCCAGCTCACCTGCCAAATGACGAATGATATCACCAGCTTTTACTTTCGCAGTCACAGACTTTGCCACGCTTGCGGCTAGGGCTAACTGTTCGTCTTTATCACCAATCAATACAATCACGCTATCAGGGAGTTTAGATTTAATATCGTCCATCAGGGTACGGATAGATTTGCCGTCGATACCGCTTAAGGTACTGATAAGCACGGGCGTGCCTGCGATGGTCTGTACTTCATCGAGTAAATTGGCTGCTTGGGCGCTGGCGATTTTTTGCTCTAAACGCTCTAGTTGTTTCTCAAGTTCGCGCTGCTTATCCGCCATGGTACGCACGCGCTGTGCCACTTCAGGACGTTTTACTTTTAGCTGACTGGCAAGCTCGCTCAGCTGCTGCTCACTTTGCTGAATGTTTTTAATTGCATTCATGCCAGTGACAGCTTCAATACGGCGGATGCCAGCAGCAATACCTGATTCGCTGGTGATTTTTAACACACCAATATCACCAGTACGTTTAACGTGCAAACCACCGCACAACTCAATAGAGAAGGGCTTGCGCTGACCATCGATGATAATGTCAGTGCCCATGGTTAAGACGCGAACGTCACTGCCATATTTTTCGCCAAACAATGCCATCGCACCTTGTTTCATCGCTTCGTCGATAGACATATTCTCGATGCGAGCAGGGGTGTTGGCTTGAATTTGCTCATTGACTAAGCGTTCGATACGCGTAATTTCAGCAGTGCTGACAGGCTTGTCATAGGAGAAATCAAAACGTAATACTTCGCTTGATACTAGCGAGCCTTTTTGCGTGACCGCGTCGCCCAATACTTCTCTTAATGCCGCATGCAATAGATGCGTGGCAGAGTGGTTTTTGGCACTGGCTGCGCGAATACTCGACAAGACTTGCGCATCAGCGGTCTGTTTGGTATTAATGTCACCCATGGTCACGACACCATAATGGATGATGGCTTGACCAGATTTTTTGGTGTCTTGCACTTCAAAAACGCCAGTTGCAGTGCGGATTTCGCCAAGCTCACCAACTTGACCACCACCTTCAGCATAAAACGGTGTACGGTCAAGTACCACGACGCCTTCCATACCTTCGTTTAAGCTATCGGCTGGACTGCCATCTTGATACAGCGCATCAATCGTGACGCCTTCTTCTGCAAGCTGCTCATAACCAATAAAGGTCGTTGGGTTTTCTACTTGAATGACACTGCTATAATCAACGTCAAATTTGCCAGCATCACGAGCACGCTCACGTTGCGCTTGCATATGCTCATCAAATTCAGCTTCATCAATCACAATACCGCGCTCACGAGTGATATCCGCAGTCAAATCGACCGGGAAACCATAAGTATCGTACAGTTTAAATGCGGCTTCCCCAGATAACGTGTCGCCATCTTTTAGACCTTCCAGCTCGCTGGCAAGTAGACGTAAGCCTTGTGCCAAAGTTTTGGCAAACTGTGCTTCTTCCTTTTGAATGGCATTTTCAATGACGCTTTGCTTATCTTTTAGCTCAGGATACGCCGTACCCATTTCAGCAACCAAAGGCGCGACCATTTTATAGAAAAACTCACTGTCAGCACCAAGTTTATTGCCATGACGTACCGCACGACGAATGATACGGCGCAGTACGTAACCACGACCTTCGTTGCTTGGAGTAACGCCATCAGCAATCAAAAATGAAACGGCGCGAATATGGTCAGCGATGACTTTTAATGACGATTGTTGCTGGTTTTCAATCTCTAAAATCTTAGCCGCCGCATCCATCAAGTGTACAAACAAATCTATCTCGTAGTTGCCATGGACGCCTTGCATGATGGCGCTGATACGCTCAAGTCCCATGCCAGTATCTACGCTTGGCGCTGGTAGCGGTAGCATAGTGCCATCTTTTTGACGATTAAACTGCATAAAGACGCAGTTCCAAATCTCGATATAACGGTCGCCATCTTCTTCAGGTGTGCCCGGTAGACCGCCTTCGATATCGGCACCATGGTCATAAAAGACTTCGGTACAAGGGCCGCAAGGGCCGGTGTCACCCATCGTCCAAAAGTTGTCTGAGGCGTAAGGTGCGCCTTTATTATCGCCAATACGGATAATGCGCTCGCTTGGGATGCCGATGTCTTTATGCCAAATATCAAAGGCTTCGTCGTCAGTCTCATAAATGGTCACATACAAGCGGTTTTTATCGATTGCTAGCCATTCATCTGAGGTCAAAAATTCCCAAATATAGCCAATACCGGCTTGCTTAAAATAATCGCCAAAAGAGAAATTACCGAGCATTTCAAAAAACGTATGATGGCGCGCCGTATAACCGACATTATCCAAATCATTATGCTTGCCGCCAGCACGTACGCACTTTTGCGACGTCACCGCACGGGTATAATCACGTGGCTCCATACCCAAAAACGTTTCTTTAAATTGATTCATACCGGCATTGGTAAATAGCAATGTCGGGTCATTGTGTGGAATCAAACTCGATGAGGCGACGGGGGTGTGCTGCTTGCTTATGAAAAAATCGATAAAAGCTTGACGAATATCGGCTGAGCGAAATGGCTGGCTCACAGCGGCTCCTTACTGGCGAATAGAATTGAGTAAAATAATTTTGCAAACGATTTTAGCACAAACGCCCAAGCTCTTGGTACAAGAGTTACAACGGCTAGGTTATTCTGCGCCTGTAGATGCTCAATGGATTTGTAGCGCATCAAAGCCAGTTGGTCAAAAAAGCTAATTGGTCAAAATCGCCGCATCAGTCTCGTCCAGTTTATCTTGTATCAATGGATTGGATTCAATGACTTGTACTGGCAAGTAGCGTAGCTGTAGCTTAATAGGGAGATACTCAGGAAAATTCTCTGCCATATCCTGAGTAATGACGGTTTCAATTTGCCGTACATCGTATGAGGTAGGCGTCGTCTCTCCGCGAATGACCGCACGTACGACTTTATTGTCTTCTGAGGTATCAAATTGCGTATTGGTCAGCACGTTGCCTTTATCGATAAAGTAGCTATTGATGGCTTCTTTGACGCTACTCTCAAAAACCTGCTGCTTGGCGTTGGTCTGTAGGTTGATGGTCAAATACGTCCCTAAACCACCTAACAATAATAACGTCACCGCATTACGGCGTAAAAAGGTCAAATAGGTGCTGGATTTATAATCGTCATCGACCAAACGGCGAAAGCCTAATAACCAAAGTACTAAAGCATTGGTAAACTGGATAGCAATAATATTGGTTAGCGCCAGTAGCAGTGCCCCAAGTCCAAGCTGCGTCTCGCCATTGGCAAATAATATCCCACTCGCGGCAAGAGGTGGCACCAATGCAGTGGCTACCGCCACGCCTACCACTGCCACTGATAGGTGCGGTGAAACCATCGCGTAAGCGCCAGCAGTACCACCCGCTAGAGCAATCATTAAATCCATCGAGGTTGGCTGAGTGCGCGATAATATCTCTGCGGTCAGTGGCTGATCTTTGTGTAACCAGCCGACGATAAAACCAACCAATACCACCAATGATACGCCGACGATAACCGTAATCAGTGATTTACGTAGTAATGGCATACGATGATCAATAATCGCTAACGCTATGCCAGTAATGGGACCTAACATCATGGCAACCAACATGGCGCCAATGACGACGGCAGCTGAATTGGTCACTAACCCATAACTGGCGATGATGGCAGAAAGTATATTCATAATGAAATACATTTTGCTAGGCAGAGCGTTGGCCTCGATTCTGACCCGTACTTCTGGATAGTCTACCTTTTGATTGCTAAATTGCTCGGCAACAAATTGCTTATAAGACTCGAGCTTGGCTTCTTTTTTTTCTTTAATCTCGTCTTCTAGCTCTTCCTGATTATCGACTTTATCTTTTACAGTATTTTTTACGATAGTGTCATTATTTTTCGGTGTGTTTGGCTGTTTATCAATTGAGGACGGTTTTGTGTTGTCACTATTTGCTTTGCTTTCTTGCTGAGGGTTATCAGAGATAGGATAAGTGCCCTGTGCATCAGCTGGGGCAATACCCTCTGCCTCTACCGTTACCTCAGCGTCAGCATCTTTTTGAGACGTTTGCTCGTAAGCGTTATCTTCTTTTGCTTGAGCATGTTCTGCTGATGCATTTTCTAGATTTTGATGATTGGGCGCTGTTGTCAATCTCAACGATTCATTGAATAGTGGTGTCTCAAGCCCAGTGATTTCACGTTTAGTTATTTCAGACTCATTGTTGGGCTTGGCGGTTTCTAACGTTGCCACTACCTCGTCAGCACCAATGGACTTTATCGCTATCGTTGTTTCAGGAGGCTGCGCACAAGCCATATCCTCGCCACAGTCATTGTCATCACGAATCTCTGAGCTT encodes:
- the alaS gene encoding alanine--tRNA ligase; the protein is MSQPFRSADIRQAFIDFFISKQHTPVASSSLIPHNDPTLLFTNAGMNQFKETFLGMEPRDYTRAVTSQKCVRAGGKHNDLDNVGYTARHHTFFEMLGNFSFGDYFKQAGIGYIWEFLTSDEWLAIDKNRLYVTIYETDDEAFDIWHKDIGIPSERIIRIGDNKGAPYASDNFWTMGDTGPCGPCTEVFYDHGADIEGGLPGTPEEDGDRYIEIWNCVFMQFNRQKDGTMLPLPAPSVDTGMGLERISAIMQGVHGNYEIDLFVHLMDAAAKILEIENQQQSSLKVIADHIRAVSFLIADGVTPSNEGRGYVLRRIIRRAVRHGNKLGADSEFFYKMVAPLVAEMGTAYPELKDKQSVIENAIQKEEAQFAKTLAQGLRLLASELEGLKDGDTLSGEAAFKLYDTYGFPVDLTADITRERGIVIDEAEFDEHMQAQRERARDAGKFDVDYSSVIQVENPTTFIGYEQLAEEGVTIDALYQDGSPADSLNEGMEGVVVLDRTPFYAEGGGQVGELGEIRTATGVFEVQDTKKSGQAIIHYGVVTMGDINTKQTADAQVLSSIRAASAKNHSATHLLHAALREVLGDAVTQKGSLVSSEVLRFDFSYDKPVSTAEITRIERLVNEQIQANTPARIENMSIDEAMKQGAMALFGEKYGSDVRVLTMGTDIIIDGQRKPFSIELCGGLHVKRTGDIGVLKITSESGIAAGIRRIEAVTGMNAIKNIQQSEQQLSELASQLKVKRPEVAQRVRTMADKQRELEKQLERLEQKIASAQAANLLDEVQTIAGTPVLISTLSGIDGKSIRTLMDDIKSKLPDSVIVLIGDKDEQLALAASVAKSVTAKVKAGDIIRHLAGELGGKGGGKPDYAQGGAPKSANSTAVINALPAWIETQLS
- a CDS encoding DUF389 domain-containing protein, with the protein product MTSSENKLSNDSSVIKDASSTANYLDKKAALTDADDSSVLDSTVEHTESSKSSEIRDDNDCGEDMACAQPPETTIAIKSIGADEVVATLETAKPNNESEITKREITGLETPLFNESLRLTTAPNHQNLENASAEHAQAKEDNAYEQTSQKDADAEVTVEAEGIAPADAQGTYPISDNPQQESKANSDNTKPSSIDKQPNTPKNNDTIVKNTVKDKVDNQEELEDEIKEKKEAKLESYKQFVAEQFSNQKVDYPEVRVRIEANALPSKMYFIMNILSAIIASYGLVTNSAAVVIGAMLVAMMLGPITGIALAIIDHRMPLLRKSLITVIVGVSLVVLVGFIVGWLHKDQPLTAEILSRTQPTSMDLMIALAGGTAGAYAMVSPHLSVAVVGVAVATALVPPLAASGILFANGETQLGLGALLLALTNIIAIQFTNALVLWLLGFRRLVDDDYKSSTYLTFLRRNAVTLLLLGGLGTYLTINLQTNAKQQVFESSVKEAINSYFIDKGNVLTNTQFDTSEDNKVVRAVIRGETTPTSYDVRQIETVITQDMAENFPEYLPIKLQLRYLPVQVIESNPLIQDKLDETDAAILTN
- a CDS encoding aspartate kinase, yielding MALIVQKYGGTSMGSIDRIKNVAKRVKRWHDNGHQIVVVVSAMSGETNRLIDLARQISTQPDPREYDQMVSTGEQVSISLLAMAIKELGVGARSFTGRQVAIKTDNAHNKARIESIDDKNIREQLDAGNVVIVAGFQGIDDEGNATTLGRGGSDTTGVAIAAALGADECQIYTDVDGVYTTDPRVTSKAKKLEKITFEEMLEMASLGSKILQIRSVEFAGKYGVPLRVLSSFDENNDGSFDQEFQDNVGTLITIDEGDNMEQAIISGIAFNRDEAKIVVRGVPDHPGIASAILSPIGRANIEIDMIVQNLSTNGTTDFTFTVNRTDMDKTMKVLENEVKDEIGAKEILANDEVVKVSLVGVGMRSHAGVASLMFQTLAENNINIQMISTSEIKVSVLIQEQYLEKAVKSLHTAFGLDREDGESKIAGL
- a CDS encoding YeaC family protein — translated: MDKQTILASLTPEVVDKFRMAIELGKWPDGRKLTAEQCETCMQAVMVWEHEHLPPAERTGYIHKPVKDDGSIVGAECDVEHEHHYPNMPNPKGAVQPVKFSDK
- a CDS encoding HopJ type III effector protein — protein: MSIRQSDVSALLNGLDKKAIGFNDVISFIDDFYRYAPAPFVNGMVHNAAGENEGSAKIFGFAKHHGLNQLDTLKLFGEHYAKVQATPNGTDHANIRNFLHWGWQGFLMQKNPLTVRPSVDTTAL